The genomic stretch CTCCCTATTCTTAAGTCTGCATTCCTATGCAAGAGATCACACAATGCTAACCATACTATTTAATCGTGTCATTCGAGTCGGGTTGGAGttgtgttaggtttatttatggTTTACAGAACATTATTGATCAAGTTAATAGTTGTCGTCTTGTCGATTGAATTAACCGGATCGCCTTTGGTCataatttacttttttttttttttttttttattatggtttTTGTTACTGCAACGTGCTTTGCCGATTAACTAAAAATGTAAGTTTAAATTAGTTACGTTTGATTATTTTTTTATCAGACTATATCTAATTGTGTCAGTTATGACCTAGTGCCTAATATTAAGGTATAAGAACTATTAGTAAAtaatatatttgtatatatttagTTACCTAGTTTAGCTATGCGTTCCCATTGTAAATGCTAGTATATATTGTAACTTCTGATAATGAATGAATCACGGAATATaattctatcatggtatcagtaGTTTagggttttcaaaaaaaaaaaaaaaaaaaaaaaaaaaacttccatTAGCCGCCATCATCATCAGCCACGGCAATGACGAACGGCAACGGAGGTCCTAAAACCGATAGCGGAGTCTCTGGTAAGTCCACTCTCCATCCGGTGTATTCCGTCTCCAATATTCTTAATAAAGTTCGAATGCTTGATGGAGTTAAAGTCAATTACTCCGCTTGGGTGAAGCTTTTTACCCTCCATGCTCGAGGTTATAAAGTCCTTCACCATATTGATGGTACCAAACCGCCACCCGAGACCGATGCCGACTACGCGTCGTGGTGTGAAATTGATTCTCATGTGCTTCAATGGATCTACGGATCCGTTTCTGATGAACTCCTTCTTCGCATTCTTGAAGCCGACTCTACCGCCCATGAGGCATGGCTTCGTCTCAAAAATCATTTTCACAACAACAAGGGTTCTCGCGCGGCGGCGTTGGAACACGAGTTCACTCATATGTCGCTGGAAAAAGCGTCTTCCTTGGATGATTATTGCCAAAAACTGAAGGACATTGCTACTCAATTGAATGACGTCGGTAGTAAGGTCGATGATCAGCGTCTTGTTCTTCAACTAGTTTGGATGCTCGTGCGTTGCAACGCGGTAATTAACTTAGTTAAAAAaattggttataaggtcttaatatttacatcttatctctaatcatttatttaaatatgatcaaaagtcaaaacatcttatttaagagacgcaaaagatgttaggttgatacctaagttccaaggatgcctcatatttataatcataagaccactacatcttatgttaatctttcgatgtgggacaattctattatttttatataatcctacattattttttaatgtgggacatataacatattaagaagtacacaattttatatatgtacaaattatatgaaatctatacgctaatgatatcatttttaccacgaatcaaattatgttattttcataattttcttaatgatatttttttgccaaatgaaatataaaaatttttatataaaaattagaaacatcacttgaatataatataggaaataaattttataataattaaaagattctccactttattttttacatcaaaaaatattatttataatactttcctaaattaatttttaagatcaccccaccttatgtgaattttctaatgtgggacaattcaactatttatatgtagtatatttactacaccttcattatttttcaatgtgggacaaataacacacgaaaaagtacaccatcttttttgcacctatttcgatatccaacccgatttaataatgagaaaatattatactatctatttatatttgtacgtttttttcattttttgtcataattaaaatatgtaccaatgatatgatttaaattacatttttttttcctaacacgacttttaagatgtaattgagggacaataaaatgtataaacaaatgcaaaatatttcttttttctggtgcgattttgattaatggttaaaaattatgatgtattttagttactcaaatgtaatgaggcataataattacctatatttgaaagtttaaaagatttaattctactatttatcaaagtaaaaaagctcattattgatttgtttgtggattcaagatctttttatgcaacacttaattgtattataattcataaattttctattttagtgcagagattatcattatatgacaCAAACAAATTTATTATATTTAGCACCcattatattttttaattatgactttgtcttaaataaagttattatactatcgattgtcttaaaataaacattataatatcactaatatagtaatatataatcgcttttataaatatctacgtgattaatatttgtatggtattgttgtaactaaggtttgccattaatacaaactcttataataactctctaagataatttttaagcaattcaaaagattttgggttgatacccctaagttatgactcatatttataatcatgtgatacctcacctcatgataatcttctaatgtgggacaattcaactatttatatgtagtatatttaccacacctacattatttttcaatgtgggacaaacaatatacttagaaatacaccatctttttcacacctaattcgacatctaacccagtttaatactaatactaataagcaaatactataggagtactatttattaatattcgtataatacatttttttaacttcttatcgtaattaaaatatgtgcaaataatatgatactatattctaatgctagcatttatttaccacgaatctaattatataatttttcaaaaaaaaaaattatgttactttgttgctaaatgagatgtataagtttttatataaaaattataaacattacTTGgacatataaaaaatatatatatcatatcgtggagttaatgatataaactcttagtTCTCCAAGACAATGTTTAAGAGACTCagaaggttttgggttggtatttaggttctaaggataccttctatttataatcatatgatcacccaccttatgctaaactttcgatatgggacaattctattatttataggtaatatattcaccacaccaacatatttttcaatgtgggacaaataacatacttagaaatacaccatctttttcgtacataattcgacatctaactcaggttaataataatgagcaaagactatactccctcgattcaagaccaaatacaacattcctttttttacactattcatgaacgaatagaatctttacgattccttgcaatatgtaagacaaaatatggtcatgtgagatcttatttgattcacctataaagtacaatgagaatatcaaattttaaattttttataatgtaaacttaaagatatttacgttgtaatttgtgtgttggcaagtgtgtaaatgaaaatgttgtatttggtcttgaatggagaGAGTACTATTTATTAGTATTCGcactttttttttataatattttttttgcaaatgagatgtataagtttttatataaagattataaacatcacttgaatataatacataatatagaaaaaatatgtatatatatcatactgtgaagataatggtataaactcttaagagctctccaaaataatacttaagagactcaaaaggtttttggttggtatataggttccaatgatgacttctatttataatcataggatcacccaccttatgttaatctttcgatgtgggacaattatataatttatacgtattataatcaccacactaacattatttttcaatgtgggacatataacatattaaaagaagtacaccatctttaatactcgtatgtgcaaatcatatgaaatctatactctaatgaaagcattttttgcaacgaatctaattatattattttcataatttttataacgacatTTTTTTGGCAgatgaaatgtcaaagtttttatataaaaattagaaacttctcatgaatataaaataggaaatatagatattataataattaaaagattctccactttattttttatgtggaaaatattatttatgaaactttcctaaattaattttggatgatgtggacgctctagaatcgctcgaaaaaactctcttttatgtatatatatagatatatagattgGTTCGCGGGTTACCGTCTGAGTATGATGTCGTTGGTGCTTTTATTAACCAACAATTGCCCTCCTTCGAGACTGCCCGTAGCATGCTCCAACTGGAAGAGCAACGAAAGTCCGCTCGATCTGAAGCTGCTCCGACTGCTCTTGCTGCCCTTGCCGCCACTGATGCCGAATCTTCAGGTAATGAGTCTCCCTCCTCTCGTGGTAATTCAAATTGGCATAATAATAAAAAGTCTTACCATAAGGGGAAGGGTGGGAAGCAAGGAAATTGGAAGAATTCTGGCATAGGGGGTGGTAATGGCGGTAATAATGGTAGTAGCAGTAAATCGTCCTCGGTTCCGGCAGCGATCACCGTCCCTATTTGGCCTTGTACACCTTGGAATGCTCCTTGGGGCGTACCTCCCTGTCCCTACCCTGCTCAACAGGGGTGGGCCCCTACTTGGCAGCCGCAGCAGCAGGTTCGTGCACAACCCAATCAACCACGGTTCTCGGGTCCGGTTCCTGCCTACGGGCAGGCCTATCTTGCTGCTCCGCCATCAGGGTACGAAATGTCGAACATGAATCAGGCATTTCAAACTATGACGCTGGTCCCATCTGATAATGCTCAATGGGTTATGGACACGGGTGCCTCGTCACATCTCACAGCCGAGTCAGGTACGCTAAATCCTCTTTTTAATTTGAGTTCTATTCGGTCAATCTTTGTCGGTAATGGCAAGTCCATTCCCGTCCTTGGTTCGGGTCACGCATCCATAAACCTCCCCGACCGCCAATTGTCCCTTAAAAATGTCCTTTACGCCCCTAACATTATTAAAAACCTTATTTCCGTTCGCC from Silene latifolia isolate original U9 population chromosome 2, ASM4854445v1, whole genome shotgun sequence encodes the following:
- the LOC141641763 gene encoding uncharacterized protein LOC141641763: MTNGNGGPKTDSGVSGKSTLHPVYSVSNILNKVRMLDGVKVNYSAWVKLFTLHARGYKVLHHIDGTKPPPETDADYASWCEIDSHVLQWIYGSVSDELLLRILEADSTAHEAWLRLKNHFHNNKGSRAAALEHEFTHMSLEKASSLDDYCQKLKDIATQLNDVGSKVDDQRLVLQLVWMLVRCNAIYRLVRGLPSEYDVVGAFINQQLPSFETARSMLQLEEQRKSARSEAAPTALAALAATDAESSGNESPSSRGNSNWHNNKKSYHKGKGGKQGNWKNSGIGGGNGGNNGSSSKSSSVPAAITVPIWPCTPWNAPWGVPPCPYPAQQGWAPTWQPQQQVRAQPNQPRFSGPVPAYGQAYLAAPPSGYEMSNMNQAFQTMTLVPSDNAQWVMDTGASSHLTAESGTLNPLFNLSSIRSIFVGNGKSIPVLGSGHASINLPDRQLSLKNVLYAPNIIKNLISVRQFTKDNNVTVEFDPNGFSVKDIL